From Chryseobacterium gallinarum, one genomic window encodes:
- a CDS encoding TonB-dependent receptor yields MKGLFFLGLSVGSVAFIQAQNKDSLSIREIETVNFTKRLPVAKEVINVQKDLDSRNLGQDLPVLLKNQTSVISTSDAGNGVGYTGFRIRGVAGRGINVMMNGVPYNDSESQGTFFVNVPDLTSSASQIVIQRGVGTSNNGVSAFGASINVISKEPEEKMYFKTDDSYGSFNTYKYSAEMGSGKFWKNRLSVMGRYTHIQSDGYIDRASSRLNSYNFTALFEEKRTKIRFMAFGGKEKTYQAWNGIDRKTWETDPKFNYSGAIYDADWKNIIGFYNNETDNYRQNHYQLLWEQGFNDKWSLETTLHYTKGKGYYENYKQDDPFARYNLPDINVNGQMTKSSDFIRKKWLNNDFYGIVSTLYGKLESVDLNFGVVANQYYGRHFGNVTGVFFPQIDEHEYYRNRSVKNELAAFAKALWRVGDRFELFGDLQIRNIDYDTKILTEGDGEGGNLDKNWLFFNPKAGINYKIGSGKIFLSYAHAQREPNRDDLMSDNNVKAEKLHDFEAGIEKQFGILSVTANVYYMYYVNQLVLNGELNNVGAFIRTNSGKSYRRGVEIGALAKLSKQWELSGNLSVSQNRNLDFNINNKKEIKNLGNTQISFSPDVIANLGVRFSPSESFQFALMNQYVGKQYLDNTEDKNLQLKDYFLTDFNAQYQFKIANNDIALKLLVNNLFNKKYVNNGAVYDGAPYYFSQAGTNFMFGISWKIQ; encoded by the coding sequence ATGAAAGGTTTATTTTTTTTAGGACTTAGTGTAGGTTCTGTAGCTTTTATCCAGGCTCAAAATAAAGATTCGTTAAGCATCAGGGAAATTGAAACGGTCAATTTTACCAAAAGGCTTCCGGTGGCTAAAGAAGTCATCAATGTTCAGAAAGATTTAGACAGTAGAAATCTTGGGCAGGATCTTCCTGTTTTATTAAAAAATCAGACATCAGTTATTTCTACTTCAGACGCTGGAAATGGGGTGGGATATACAGGATTCAGAATTCGTGGAGTAGCCGGAAGGGGCATCAATGTAATGATGAATGGTGTTCCCTACAATGATTCTGAGAGCCAGGGAACATTTTTTGTCAATGTTCCGGACCTTACCAGCTCGGCATCACAAATTGTGATTCAGCGAGGGGTAGGGACTTCCAACAACGGAGTTTCTGCTTTTGGAGCAAGTATCAATGTGATTTCTAAAGAGCCCGAAGAGAAAATGTATTTCAAAACTGATGACAGCTATGGGTCTTTCAATACCTACAAATACTCTGCTGAGATGGGAAGCGGTAAGTTCTGGAAAAACAGGCTTTCAGTAATGGGACGGTATACCCATATTCAATCGGACGGATATATTGACAGGGCCTCCTCAAGACTGAACTCTTATAATTTCACTGCCTTATTTGAAGAAAAGAGAACGAAAATCCGGTTTATGGCTTTTGGAGGTAAGGAAAAGACTTATCAGGCCTGGAATGGAATTGACCGGAAAACATGGGAGACAGATCCGAAGTTTAATTATTCAGGAGCAATTTATGATGCAGACTGGAAGAATATTATAGGATTTTACAATAATGAAACGGATAATTACAGGCAAAACCATTATCAGTTGCTTTGGGAACAAGGTTTCAACGATAAATGGAGCCTGGAAACTACTCTGCATTACACCAAAGGGAAAGGATATTACGAAAATTATAAACAGGATGATCCCTTTGCCAGGTATAATTTACCCGATATAAATGTCAATGGGCAGATGACCAAATCATCTGATTTTATCAGGAAAAAATGGCTGAATAACGATTTTTACGGAATTGTTTCCACTCTTTATGGTAAACTTGAATCCGTTGACCTTAATTTTGGTGTGGTTGCCAATCAATACTATGGAAGGCATTTCGGAAATGTTACCGGCGTGTTTTTTCCACAAATTGATGAGCATGAATATTACAGAAACCGCTCTGTAAAAAATGAATTGGCTGCTTTTGCAAAAGCTTTATGGAGAGTAGGCGACCGTTTTGAATTGTTTGGGGATCTTCAGATCAGAAATATAGACTATGATACAAAGATCCTTACCGAAGGCGATGGGGAAGGAGGGAACCTTGATAAAAACTGGCTGTTTTTCAACCCGAAAGCAGGAATTAACTATAAAATAGGAAGTGGGAAAATTTTCCTTTCTTATGCCCATGCACAGAGGGAGCCAAACAGGGATGACCTCATGAGTGATAATAATGTAAAAGCGGAAAAACTCCATGACTTTGAAGCGGGTATTGAAAAGCAGTTCGGAATATTGTCCGTAACAGCGAATGTATACTATATGTATTACGTTAATCAGCTGGTTTTAAATGGTGAGCTTAATAACGTGGGAGCGTTCATCCGGACAAATTCCGGTAAAAGCTACAGAAGAGGAGTTGAAATTGGGGCATTGGCAAAACTTTCAAAACAATGGGAGTTGTCCGGAAACCTGAGTGTAAGTCAGAACAGGAATCTGGATTTTAATATTAATAACAAGAAGGAGATTAAAAATCTTGGAAATACCCAGATTTCATTTTCTCCGGATGTGATTGCCAACCTGGGAGTAAGATTCAGTCCTTCGGAGAGCTTCCAGTTTGCCCTGATGAATCAATACGTAGGTAAGCAGTATCTGGACAATACCGAAGATAAAAACCTTCAGCTTAAAGATTATTTTCTCACCGA
- a CDS encoding WG repeat-containing protein, with product MKNILKVLCVFIPVFVFSQTRSVKKITVKNTTKTTVKKGTVAPKANPDLVIINKDLPVLIPKKKDGKFGYVNQRGKFIIQPEYHIAVFFYEDCNLLNSPNEKIRKFGTKEYATVEKDMISYRIDHAGKRVYQFKDSDLGKCKFEEYKQQPFQAYILNGFYGIIEKSKFVNAADYRQYQIYPQYQYLYIMEGDDVTDPMIVASNNDKFGVIDVNNKIIIPFEYSNIKRNFSWKLGKMFEVTKDGTNYYYIDANNKTY from the coding sequence ATGAAAAATATCCTGAAAGTTTTATGCGTTTTTATTCCGGTTTTCGTTTTCTCACAGACCAGATCTGTGAAAAAAATAACGGTTAAAAATACAACCAAAACTACAGTGAAAAAAGGGACCGTGGCTCCTAAGGCAAACCCTGATCTGGTAATAATCAACAAAGATCTTCCGGTGCTGATTCCAAAGAAAAAAGATGGGAAATTCGGGTATGTGAATCAAAGAGGAAAATTCATTATTCAACCGGAATATCATATTGCCGTATTTTTTTATGAAGATTGTAATCTCCTGAATTCTCCGAATGAAAAAATAAGAAAATTCGGGACGAAAGAATATGCAACGGTGGAAAAAGATATGATTTCATACCGGATTGATCATGCCGGAAAAAGAGTATATCAGTTCAAAGACTCTGATTTAGGGAAATGCAAGTTTGAAGAATACAAACAGCAACCGTTCCAGGCTTATATTTTGAATGGTTTTTACGGGATTATCGAAAAATCAAAATTTGTGAATGCTGCAGATTACAGGCAATATCAGATCTATCCTCAATATCAGTACTTATACATTATGGAGGGAGACGATGTCACAGATCCCATGATTGTAGCTTCCAACAATGATAAATTCGGAGTGATTGATGTGAATAACAAGATTATCATTCCTTTTGAATATTCCAATATTAAAAGAAATTTCAGCTGGAAATTAGGTAAAATGTTTGAAGTCACAAAAGACGGAACAAACTACTACTATATTGACGCGAATAATAAAACCTATTAA